The following proteins are encoded in a genomic region of Fusarium keratoplasticum isolate Fu6.1 chromosome 9, whole genome shotgun sequence:
- a CDS encoding Kynurenine formamidase, whose translation MAELAKDQSLGLTYTSHKYGDHSRQKLGVWRFKDRPDQETGYWVVFIHGGGWRDPRNTEDDFAESIKRTVISGAVALEDIKGFISIDYRLSPHPEFPHDSTNKAEARDAKHPDHIEDIWSALNFLQGKYKLADDYILVGHSAGATLAFQLLMGDDVLASHAQAPLPVAIIGVSGIFDLVGLNERFGGNYAGFISSAFGEDQTAWNKASPARFGSSFKDRWTSGKLTVLAWSPEDTLIDGPEIDNMAALLTQQGIDVQVLKDLRGEHDFVWQDGSQIARLIITALHQLRRL comes from the exons ATGGCGGAGCTTGCTAAGGATCAGTCCCTGGGACTCACTTACACGTCCCACAAGTACGGCGACCACAGTCGCCAGAAGCTGGGCGTGTGGCGCTTCAAGGACCGCCCTGACCAGGAAACGGGCTACTGGGTGGT GTTCATCCATGGAGGCGGCTGGCGTGACCCTCGAAACACCGAGGACGATTTTGCGGAATCCATCAAGCGCACTGTTATATCCGGTGCTGTCGCGCTGGAGGATATCAAGGGTTTCATCAGCATTGACTACCGGCTGTCACCTCACCCTGAGTTCCCTCATGACTCTACCAATAAGGCCGAGGCCCGTGATGCCAAACACCCTGACCACATTGAAGATATCTGGTCAGCTCTTAACTTCCTGCAGGGCAAGTACAAGTTGGCAGACGACTACATCTTGGTCGGTCACTCTGCCGGCGCAACGCTTGCCTTCCAACTACTGATGGGAGATGATGTCCTCGCTTCCCATGCGCAGGCACCTCTTcccgtcgccatcatcggtgTTTCTGGCATCTTTGACCTGGTCGGTCTCAACGAGAGGTTCGGTGGCAACTATGCCGGTTTCATTTCCTCTGCATTTGGTGAAGACCAGACTGCCTGGAACAAGGCGTCCCCGGCTCGATTCGGCTCCAGCTTCAAGGATAGATGGACTAGTGGAAAGCTGACCGTCCTTGCATGGTCGCCTGAGGACACTCTCATCGACGGACCCGAGATCGACAACATGGCAGCTCTTCTGACCCAGCAGGGGATTGATGTGCAGGTGCTCAAGGATCTCAGGGGCGAGCATGACTTTGTCTGGCAAGACGGCAGCCAGATCGCCCGACTCATTATCACGGCTTTGCACCAGTTGCGCAGACTATAA